A single region of the Paludibacter jiangxiensis genome encodes:
- a CDS encoding sialate O-acetylesterase, which translates to MNKFVFVITFVLSLFSVLLLQAAVTPSSLFTDHMVLQRGIEIPVWGTAAPGERVTVKLNKAAITSSADASGRWMVRLPKQKAGGPYTVEIKGTNTITINDVYIGDVWLCSGQSNMDMTVAKEDRYWCGVQNEAQEVAAAKYPYIRVFDVDFTPNNAPQANAVGKWEICSPATVGHFSAVAYFFAREMYTRYKIPIGLVTSAFGASTAETWISKEALEAHPNLKSLLDAYNQKLEKFLPDSSSIMGKYREELAAYKGNLAAAQAAAGDVTASKKLKAPRNPNPILDQHNTYVCYNGMIAPLIPYAIKGALWYQGESNGPSAKLYREIMETLVADWRKAWGEGNFPFLYVQLANYGAPVAEPVKDDVMMTVREAQVQNLSIPNTAMAVAIENAGDDPKNIHPKNKQAIGYRLGVAARAKVYGEKIEYSGPLYKSYKIEGNSIRLYFDHVGSGLVAKDEKLTGFAICGKDRKFVWANARIEGKTIVVSNPEITNPIAVRYAWSVNPPASLSNKEGLWAPNFRTDNF; encoded by the coding sequence ATGAACAAATTTGTTTTTGTTATCACTTTTGTCCTTTCCCTATTTTCAGTACTGTTGCTGCAGGCGGCGGTCACCCCCTCTTCGCTGTTTACCGATCACATGGTGCTGCAACGCGGCATCGAAATTCCGGTATGGGGAACGGCAGCTCCCGGAGAAAGAGTTACAGTCAAACTAAATAAAGCGGCAATAACATCCAGTGCCGACGCATCCGGAAGATGGATGGTGCGGCTGCCCAAACAAAAAGCCGGAGGACCTTATACCGTTGAAATAAAAGGAACAAATACCATCACCATCAATGATGTGTACATTGGTGATGTATGGCTTTGTTCGGGACAATCGAACATGGATATGACTGTAGCAAAAGAAGATCGTTACTGGTGTGGTGTACAAAACGAAGCCCAGGAGGTTGCTGCCGCCAAGTATCCTTACATCCGGGTTTTCGATGTCGACTTTACTCCCAACAACGCCCCGCAGGCAAATGCCGTTGGCAAATGGGAAATCTGTTCGCCCGCTACAGTAGGTCATTTCTCCGCCGTAGCTTACTTCTTCGCCCGCGAAATGTATACCCGTTACAAAATTCCGATTGGGTTGGTTACCTCCGCTTTCGGAGCCAGCACTGCCGAAACCTGGATCAGCAAAGAGGCATTGGAGGCACATCCCAACCTGAAATCGTTGCTGGATGCCTACAATCAAAAGTTAGAAAAATTTCTACCGGACAGTAGTTCCATTATGGGTAAATACCGGGAAGAGTTGGCTGCATACAAAGGCAATCTGGCCGCAGCACAGGCGGCTGCAGGCGATGTGACTGCCTCCAAAAAGCTCAAAGCTCCGCGCAATCCAAATCCCATTCTCGACCAGCACAACACTTACGTCTGCTACAACGGAATGATTGCTCCGCTTATTCCTTATGCCATCAAAGGCGCACTTTGGTATCAGGGAGAATCGAACGGCCCCTCTGCAAAGCTCTATCGCGAAATTATGGAGACGCTGGTAGCCGATTGGCGCAAGGCGTGGGGAGAAGGCAATTTTCCGTTTCTCTATGTTCAACTGGCCAACTATGGCGCTCCGGTTGCCGAACCGGTGAAGGATGATGTGATGATGACTGTTCGTGAAGCGCAGGTACAAAATCTCTCCATTCCGAATACTGCCATGGCCGTAGCAATCGAAAATGCCGGCGATGATCCTAAAAACATTCACCCAAAAAACAAACAGGCGATCGGATACCGCTTAGGAGTTGCGGCAAGAGCCAAAGTATACGGCGAAAAGATAGAATACTCAGGACCGCTGTATAAAAGTTACAAAATTGAAGGCAACTCCATCCGTCTCTATTTCGATCATGTTGGCAGCGGACTGGTTGCCAAAGACGAGAAGCTAACCGGATTTGCCATCTGTGGTAAAGATCGTAAATTTGTGTGGGCAAATGCCCGTATCGAGGGGAAAACCATTGTTGTTTCCAATCCGGAAATCACAAATCCGATAGCCGTCCGTTATGCCTGGAGCGTCAATCCACCGGCATCATTGTCAAACAAGGAAGGTCTATGGGCGCCGAATT
- the rhaM gene encoding L-rhamnose mutarotase, translating into MTRAAFKMFLKPGFEAEYEKRHAAIWPELKKLLKDSGVYDYSIFWDKETNILFAVQKVNGDQGSQDLGSTEIVQKWWAYMADIMETNPDNSPVSIPLPELFYME; encoded by the coding sequence ATGACACGTGCAGCTTTTAAAATGTTTCTGAAACCGGGCTTCGAAGCCGAGTATGAAAAACGTCACGCAGCCATTTGGCCGGAATTGAAAAAACTCCTCAAGGATAGCGGAGTCTACGATTACTCTATCTTTTGGGACAAAGAGACCAATATTCTCTTTGCAGTTCAAAAGGTGAATGGTGATCAGGGTTCGCAGGATCTGGGCAGTACCGAGATTGTGCAAAAATGGTGGGCTTACATGGCCGACATCATGGAAACTAACCCCGATAACTCCCCGGTTTCTATTCCCCTGCCCGAACTATTTTACATGGAATAA